A region of Selenomonadales bacterium 4137-cl DNA encodes the following proteins:
- a CDS encoding phage portal protein: protein MSNKRQRQKARQPTAPAAAAPGLVITARQVLRALNTGYSEGGASTSKGSMKGWTPEPSSPQSDIDVNLPLLRARSRSAVMNQPLAASAIATSRTHVIGAGLQVRPKIDWPVLGISQEKAKVWQRRTRRRFEVWARSKFCDLHRKNNFYDLQDIAYTGYLTNGDGWAALKYRPPLPGMPYSLRIQLFEADRVCNPDSPTMGALTLLSVRAVNTNNGNRIINGVEIDDDGAVVAYWICNRYPYDPTNMTEPPKWIRVEAFGKETGQPNILQICHDTRSEEYRGVPYLAPVLEALKQVTRYTEAELTAAIIKAFFTVFFEQQLQAGPQGFPLAEAVPDEEKVSIDPNDFELGAGSMNVLPPGYKANQIDAGRSISAYEPFTTQLIRQIAACLEQPYEVLIKAFTSSYSASRAALLQAWMAFKMRRTWFARDFNQPIYEAWLAEAVAIGDIEAPGFFDDPMIRAAWCGAEWYGPVMGVLDPVKEAEGAALRIEHGLSTGEKEAAEMTGTDWEENIAQRGMELQAMVAAGVTVPQMTGNTTPTKGGKKDDE, encoded by the coding sequence ATGTCCAACAAACGACAACGACAAAAGGCACGTCAGCCGACGGCGCCGGCCGCGGCCGCCCCGGGTTTGGTGATCACCGCCCGGCAGGTGCTCCGGGCGCTCAACACCGGGTATTCGGAAGGCGGCGCCAGCACCAGCAAGGGCAGCATGAAAGGATGGACGCCGGAGCCCAGCAGCCCACAGTCCGACATCGACGTTAACCTGCCGCTGCTTAGGGCCCGCTCCCGTTCGGCGGTGATGAATCAGCCGCTGGCTGCCAGCGCCATCGCTACATCCAGGACGCACGTCATCGGCGCAGGGCTTCAGGTGCGGCCAAAAATCGACTGGCCGGTCCTCGGCATATCGCAGGAAAAGGCGAAAGTGTGGCAGCGCCGAACGCGCCGGAGGTTTGAGGTCTGGGCTCGCAGTAAATTCTGCGACCTGCACCGGAAGAATAATTTCTACGACCTCCAGGACATCGCCTATACCGGCTATCTAACCAACGGCGACGGTTGGGCCGCGCTGAAATACCGGCCGCCGCTGCCGGGCATGCCATACTCGCTGCGCATCCAACTGTTCGAGGCCGACAGGGTCTGCAATCCCGATTCGCCAACCATGGGCGCCTTGACGCTTCTGTCGGTCCGCGCAGTCAACACGAACAACGGCAACAGGATTATCAATGGCGTGGAGATCGACGACGACGGCGCGGTCGTCGCTTACTGGATATGCAATCGTTACCCCTATGACCCGACGAACATGACGGAGCCGCCGAAGTGGATCAGGGTTGAGGCCTTCGGCAAGGAAACCGGTCAACCGAATATCTTGCAGATATGCCACGACACACGCTCCGAGGAATACCGGGGCGTTCCTTATTTGGCGCCGGTGCTCGAGGCGCTGAAGCAGGTAACGAGGTACACCGAGGCCGAGCTGACCGCGGCGATCATCAAGGCGTTTTTCACTGTCTTCTTCGAGCAGCAGTTGCAAGCCGGGCCGCAAGGCTTTCCGCTCGCCGAAGCGGTGCCGGATGAGGAAAAGGTGTCGATCGATCCAAACGATTTTGAGCTTGGCGCCGGCAGCATGAACGTCCTGCCCCCTGGGTATAAGGCGAATCAGATCGACGCTGGCCGAAGTATCTCGGCCTACGAGCCGTTTACTACCCAGCTCATCCGCCAGATCGCCGCCTGCCTTGAGCAGCCGTATGAAGTGCTGATAAAAGCGTTCACCTCGTCGTATTCCGCCAGCCGCGCCGCCCTGCTGCAGGCATGGATGGCTTTCAAGATGCGCCGCACTTGGTTCGCCCGGGATTTTAACCAGCCGATTTATGAAGCCTGGCTTGCTGAAGCCGTCGCCATCGGCGACATCGAAGCGCCGGGTTTTTTCGATGACCCGATGATCCGTGCCGCCTGGTGCGGGGCGGAGTGGTACGGGCCGGTCATGGGTGTGCTCGACCCCGTCAAGGAGGCCGAAGGAGCGGCGCTGCGCATCGAGCACGGCCTGTCGACCGGCGAGAAAGAGGCCGCCGAGATGACCGGAACAGACTGGGAGGAGAACATCGCGCAACGCGGCATGGAGCTTCAGGCAATGGTAGCGGCCGGCGTGACCGTGCCGCAAATGACAGGGAACACAACTCCGACGAAAGGAGGTAAAAAGGACGATGAGTAA
- a CDS encoding phage terminase large subunit family protein has product MVTMMKQNLTTIAAKTLSLFQRLLRQYVAPALRMTVSEWADKYRFLPTDYAAEPGRWNTSRAPYQKAIMDAFTQRGVRRVVAMLAAQLGKSEILTNVLGRFVHLDPCPALMVQPNIEAAEAFSKERLAPTVRDTPVLKRLIADPKTRDSGNTLLKKLFPGGFLALVGSNSPAGLASRSIRLLLVDELDRFEASAGTEGDPFSLAEKRTSNFWNAIIGVFSTPTDDLSRIAAEYSLGSQEEWRHQCPGCEEWQWVTLWNMRYEYETFEVDGQKSHKVTVVFWRCPDCGHEYTEAEVRRFPQEWLAQNPKITHIRSFRANSFASPWVPWGKIVAEYLDAGEDPEKVKTFVNTRLAEIYRPKGEIKDERVLIQRREKYDADLPDGVLLLTAAVDTQDNRLEYEVCGWGEGEECWGIRKGVVLGVPDQQETWDALDEQLDRLFYRADGKGLKVARTFIDSGGHYTQEVYKYCARNGRKQRIAIKGHRLHGIPIIYQMGQAKGYAIPLVMLGVNEGKEYVMQRLINVNKPGPMYFHFPDDDRRGYDQLYFRGLIAEKKEPKTVKGRKVMAWKNVSPDGRNEPLDLRVYNLACLYSINPNWAAYKAAVLGIKAVESAPKNKPENTKKRYGCVKKGVEGG; this is encoded by the coding sequence ATGGTGACGATGATGAAACAGAACCTGACGACGATAGCGGCGAAGACGCTTAGCCTTTTTCAGAGACTGCTGCGGCAATATGTAGCGCCAGCACTGCGGATGACGGTAAGTGAATGGGCTGATAAGTACCGTTTCCTGCCGACTGATTACGCCGCTGAGCCTGGCCGTTGGAACACTAGCCGGGCTCCTTACCAGAAAGCAATCATGGACGCCTTTACGCAGCGAGGCGTTCGCCGGGTTGTCGCCATGTTAGCGGCGCAGCTCGGGAAATCGGAGATATTAACCAACGTCTTAGGCCGGTTCGTCCATCTTGATCCTTGCCCGGCGCTTATGGTGCAGCCGAATATCGAAGCCGCCGAAGCGTTCTCCAAGGAGCGTCTGGCGCCGACGGTCCGCGACACACCGGTGCTGAAAAGATTGATTGCTGATCCTAAGACCCGCGACAGCGGCAATACATTGCTGAAAAAACTATTTCCTGGAGGTTTCCTTGCTCTAGTCGGGTCTAATTCCCCCGCCGGATTGGCCAGCCGAAGCATCCGGCTACTCCTCGTCGACGAGCTTGACCGATTTGAGGCGTCTGCCGGCACTGAGGGTGACCCGTTCAGCTTGGCGGAAAAACGCACGTCGAATTTTTGGAACGCCATCATAGGCGTCTTTTCTACTCCCACGGATGATCTAAGTCGCATCGCGGCCGAATACAGTCTAGGCAGCCAGGAAGAATGGAGGCATCAATGCCCGGGTTGCGAAGAGTGGCAATGGGTTACGCTGTGGAACATGCGATACGAATACGAAACATTCGAGGTCGACGGACAAAAGTCTCACAAGGTCACGGTGGTATTCTGGCGTTGTCCTGATTGTGGCCATGAGTACACGGAGGCCGAGGTTCGGAGATTTCCCCAGGAGTGGCTAGCGCAGAACCCTAAAATTACCCATATCCGTTCGTTCCGGGCAAACTCTTTCGCTTCACCCTGGGTGCCGTGGGGGAAAATAGTTGCGGAATATCTGGACGCCGGAGAGGATCCCGAAAAGGTCAAGACGTTCGTTAATACCCGACTTGCCGAGATTTACCGCCCAAAGGGAGAGATAAAGGACGAGCGAGTCCTGATACAACGTCGCGAGAAATACGACGCCGACCTGCCGGACGGCGTTTTGTTATTGACGGCCGCAGTCGATACCCAGGATAACCGCCTGGAGTATGAAGTCTGCGGCTGGGGTGAAGGGGAGGAGTGCTGGGGCATCAGAAAGGGAGTGGTCCTCGGCGTGCCCGATCAGCAGGAGACATGGGACGCTCTCGACGAGCAGCTCGATCGCCTGTTTTATCGCGCAGACGGCAAAGGTTTGAAGGTTGCCCGGACCTTTATAGACTCCGGCGGTCACTACACCCAGGAGGTATATAAATACTGCGCCAGGAATGGACGGAAGCAGCGCATCGCCATTAAAGGACACCGGCTGCACGGTATACCGATCATCTACCAGATGGGCCAGGCTAAAGGATACGCTATCCCCCTGGTGATGCTTGGCGTCAATGAAGGCAAGGAATATGTCATGCAGCGGCTGATCAACGTCAATAAACCCGGTCCGATGTACTTTCATTTCCCCGATGACGATCGCCGCGGGTATGATCAGCTCTACTTTCGTGGCCTAATAGCCGAAAAAAAGGAGCCCAAAACGGTAAAAGGCCGGAAGGTTATGGCTTGGAAGAACGTTTCTCCCGATGGCCGCAACGAACCGCTTGACCTCCGGGTGTACAATTTGGCCTGCCTATACAGCATAAACCCTAACTGGGCGGCCTACAAAGCGGCCGTTTTAGGTATAAAAGCGGTTGAAAGCGCACCGAAAAATAAGCCGGAAAACACGAAGAAGCGTTACGGCTGTGTCAAAAAAGGGGTAGAAGGAGGGTAA
- a CDS encoding DUF2292 domain-containing protein yields the protein MATKEEVVEQISREAHDSAGEINAIKYGKVTFTIQDGEVVLMETNKTKKPNPPRRGELKRG from the coding sequence ATGGCGACAAAAGAGGAAGTCGTCGAACAAATAAGCCGAGAAGCCCACGACTCTGCGGGAGAGATCAACGCAATCAAGTACGGCAAAGTGACCTTCACCATCCAGGACGGCGAAGTAGTCTTGATGGAAACCAATAAAACGAAAAAGCCCAATCCTCCGCGTCGCGGAGAATTAAAACGAGGCTGA
- a CDS encoding nucleoside triphosphate pyrophosphohydrolase family protein, producing the protein MKPDEEKRNLAIDLLHCEDAIAAATVSKQWRDVVMVIAPHALRRAMDAEVHNRLLLDVAQAAGKHMDRFCGAVFKEKTQRYVDAYCKGCARREMCATLSRCREAGIVLDDKPQINAEAARTMDDYQQLAERTAGNKTEHTRLTNFGMGLAGEAGETIDYLKKVVFHGHQLDKDKLQKELGDCLWYIATLATTAGLSLSDVAAANIEKLRARYPEGFDPARSINRIRDEDC; encoded by the coding sequence ATGAAGCCGGATGAAGAAAAGCGCAACTTGGCGATCGATCTTTTACACTGTGAAGACGCTATAGCTGCGGCAACTGTATCGAAGCAATGGCGGGATGTCGTAATGGTCATAGCTCCCCACGCGCTACGAAGGGCTATGGATGCCGAAGTCCACAACCGACTCCTGCTGGACGTGGCGCAAGCGGCGGGTAAGCATATGGATCGTTTTTGTGGTGCTGTTTTTAAAGAAAAAACACAGCGATATGTGGACGCATATTGCAAGGGCTGCGCCAGGCGCGAGATGTGTGCTACCCTGTCCCGCTGCCGGGAGGCTGGAATAGTGCTTGATGATAAGCCACAAATAAATGCCGAAGCAGCTCGTACAATGGATGACTATCAGCAGCTCGCCGAGAGAACGGCCGGTAATAAGACCGAGCATACCAGATTAACCAACTTCGGCATGGGGCTGGCCGGTGAGGCGGGCGAAACCATCGACTACCTCAAAAAGGTCGTCTTCCACGGCCATCAGTTGGACAAGGACAAGCTCCAAAAGGAACTCGGCGACTGCCTTTGGTACATAGCCACCCTGGCCACCACCGCCGGCCTCAGTCTCTCCGACGTAGCGGCGGCCAATATTGAAAAACTTCGTGCTCGGTACCCTGAGGGCTTCGACCCAGCGAGGTCGATAAACAGAATTCGAGACGAGGACTGCTGA
- a CDS encoding single-stranded DNA-binding protein, translating to MNKVILTGRLCQDPEVRYTQSGKAVATFTLAVNRHGGNRHDGKSDADFVPIVAWEKLAETCGNNLTKGQRILVEGKLQIRSYETNDGQKRRVAEVIASYIEFLEYKREEAPHPADNPEEEIPFG from the coding sequence ATGAACAAGGTAATTTTGACAGGACGGCTATGCCAGGACCCCGAGGTAAGATACACCCAGTCCGGCAAAGCGGTGGCCACCTTCACCCTAGCCGTCAACCGCCACGGAGGAAATAGACACGACGGCAAAAGCGACGCCGACTTTGTCCCAATCGTCGCATGGGAAAAGCTCGCCGAAACCTGCGGAAACAACCTCACCAAGGGGCAGCGCATCCTCGTCGAAGGCAAGCTGCAAATCAGGTCATACGAAACCAACGACGGCCAAAAGCGCAGAGTGGCGGAAGTCATTGCCTCATACATCGAATTCCTCGAATACAAGCGAGAAGAAGCCCCGCACCCGGCCGACAACCCGGAAGAAGAAATACCGTTCGGTTAA
- a CDS encoding ATP-binding protein — MRIGISGAHGVGKTTLARKLQRITKLHRIHEVARTVAAEMGFTDNDQIMAADRETVRIFQQRIYYRQLWAEENEFISDRTVFDVIAYMRLYGLDQGLIIDFTRHAAQHSKEYDLIIFCPIPTGEIKNDGFRLTDIVSQAYIDSYLKDLLINHAQCPVVYLPKDRKAWLASAYHQIRGKS, encoded by the coding sequence ATGAGAATCGGCATATCAGGAGCTCACGGCGTAGGCAAAACGACCCTGGCCCGAAAGCTTCAGAGAATCACCAAGCTTCACCGCATCCACGAAGTAGCTCGCACAGTCGCCGCCGAGATGGGCTTTACGGATAACGACCAGATCATGGCCGCTGACCGAGAAACCGTAAGGATATTTCAGCAGCGCATTTATTACCGCCAACTCTGGGCTGAAGAGAATGAATTCATCAGCGACCGCACCGTCTTCGACGTTATCGCCTACATGCGGCTCTATGGACTTGACCAGGGACTGATCATCGACTTTACCCGCCACGCCGCCCAACACAGCAAAGAATACGACCTCATAATCTTCTGCCCCATACCAACCGGCGAGATAAAAAACGACGGCTTCAGGCTTACCGACATAGTCTCCCAAGCTTACATCGACAGCTATCTCAAAGACCTGCTTATCAATCACGCCCAATGCCCAGTAGTTTATCTCCCGAAGGACAGAAAAGCGTGGTTAGCCTCGGCCTACCACCAGATCAGGGGGAAATCATGA
- a CDS encoding ATP-binding protein yields the protein MDEDIRKFADRLKLDIDQDKSTGTLSDTPLSDKDLRETEKRIQMAGIGRRYQGCTFQAIEAKGVPQSITHEYAQLKTYAGNLSGNIKNGKGLLLKGPVGTMKTTLAVAVLLEHIHAGGYGLFITMSSLLDTIFSLKAKNVEEWAKFENDLRKTRVLVIDDLGSEHTEGWVLTKVDSIISERYNGLLPVIITTNLSSEQLKRTYAERIIDRMRSTMQEITFSGQSLRTKAG from the coding sequence GTGGACGAGGACATCCGCAAATTCGCCGACAGGCTAAAGCTGGACATAGACCAGGACAAGTCGACTGGGACGCTGAGCGACACACCGCTCTCTGATAAGGATCTTCGCGAAACCGAAAAGCGCATCCAGATGGCCGGCATCGGCCGCCGGTATCAAGGCTGTACCTTTCAGGCCATTGAAGCCAAAGGCGTTCCCCAGTCTATAACTCACGAATACGCCCAGCTAAAGACCTACGCCGGGAACCTGTCGGGCAACATCAAAAACGGCAAAGGCCTGCTCCTCAAAGGTCCGGTCGGCACAATGAAAACCACCCTCGCTGTCGCGGTCCTGCTCGAACACATTCACGCCGGAGGTTACGGCCTGTTCATCACCATGTCCAGCCTGCTCGACACGATATTCAGCCTCAAAGCCAAGAACGTCGAAGAGTGGGCCAAGTTCGAAAATGACCTGCGGAAAACCCGCGTGCTCGTTATCGACGACCTCGGCTCAGAGCACACCGAAGGCTGGGTACTGACCAAAGTCGACTCCATCATCAGTGAACGATACAACGGCCTTCTGCCGGTGATCATCACCACCAACCTCAGCAGCGAGCAACTAAAACGGACTTACGCCGAAAGAATCATCGACCGGATGAGGTCAACCATGCAGGAAATAACATTCTCCGGCCAAAGCCTCAGAACAAAAGCCGGATAG
- a CDS encoding DnaD domain protein, translating into MREVARKRDIKPGFFKNEDLGELSPLARLFFAGLWCWADRDGRLEDRPRKLKGEILPYDNCDGDELMQQLAEKGFVSRYEVDGNKYIQINNWKKHQSPHPNENGSTIPAPVGDNSVTTNLQVREDSPSSTEVLSEEQRTTRPIPSFTSIPSQCVVSAREQEVVAEVFTFVQNKFGIINDTTREKVLSLIDHYPRDWIIKSLEMAVSAGRRRIGYSEGILQNWRADGYEDYQKPWEEEHRGRGHPQIRRQAKAGHRPGQVDWDAERHTAL; encoded by the coding sequence GTGAGAGAAGTGGCAAGAAAAAGAGACATAAAACCGGGCTTTTTTAAAAACGAAGACCTCGGCGAACTATCGCCGCTGGCGAGGTTATTCTTTGCCGGGTTATGGTGTTGGGCTGATCGTGACGGACGCCTTGAAGACCGCCCCCGTAAACTCAAAGGCGAAATCCTTCCATATGACAACTGCGATGGCGACGAGCTCATGCAGCAGTTGGCCGAAAAAGGTTTCGTCTCGAGGTATGAAGTCGACGGCAACAAGTATATCCAAATCAACAACTGGAAGAAGCACCAGAGCCCACACCCCAACGAGAACGGCAGCACTATTCCCGCACCTGTAGGTGATAACTCGGTTACTACTAACCTACAAGTACGTGAGGACTCACCGAGCAGTACGGAAGTACTAAGTGAGGAGCAGCGTACTACTCGCCCTATTCCTTCTTTTACTTCTATTCCTTCTCAGTGTGTTGTTAGCGCGCGCGAGCAGGAAGTCGTCGCAGAGGTGTTCACGTTCGTGCAGAACAAGTTCGGCATAATCAATGACACCACCCGCGAAAAAGTGCTGTCTCTGATAGATCACTACCCGCGGGACTGGATTATAAAATCCCTCGAAATGGCTGTTTCCGCCGGCCGCCGCAGGATTGGTTACTCCGAAGGAATTTTGCAGAACTGGCGGGCTGACGGCTACGAAGACTATCAAAAACCATGGGAGGAAGAGCATCGTGGACGAGGACATCCGCAAATTCGCCGACAGGCTAAAGCTGGACATAGACCAGGACAAGTCGACTGGGACGCTGAGCGACACACCGCTCTCTGA
- a CDS encoding radical SAM protein yields the protein MTLFMKRGDTLQVALIQVDGKLPNLALMKLSAYHKARGDDVILYRNPDDYLLGQDLFNPIDKAYAAVIFDDTVKRSSLRLAKKLAAAGVEVGGTGWDITKTLPPDIEALPADYDLYGITYGFGFTSRGCIRTCPFCVVPRKEGNIRHVAWPVEIANPKSKALVLLDNNFLASPLWREKAQQIIDHGYRVDFTQGLDIRLVTDEAADYIANMKHGRRIHFAFDHIGDEQIVRSGIEKLLARGLRGDDLSFYVLTNYNSTHEDDRRRVDILDEYGANPFIMVYDKRKAPEITRRLALWCNKYWSKKACRFEDFDRKAYRQKKRLDYQPGEGAICAT from the coding sequence ATGACACTTTTTATGAAGCGGGGTGACACCTTGCAAGTCGCGCTTATCCAAGTAGACGGCAAACTGCCCAACTTAGCGCTGATGAAACTCTCAGCCTACCACAAAGCCCGTGGCGACGACGTAATCCTATACCGCAACCCCGACGACTACCTTCTCGGCCAAGATCTTTTCAACCCCATCGACAAGGCCTACGCAGCGGTCATTTTCGACGACACCGTGAAGCGGAGCTCATTGAGACTAGCCAAGAAACTGGCGGCCGCAGGCGTTGAAGTCGGTGGCACCGGCTGGGACATAACAAAAACCCTGCCGCCCGATATCGAGGCACTTCCCGCCGACTACGACCTCTACGGCATAACCTACGGCTTCGGCTTTACCTCCCGCGGATGCATCCGCACCTGCCCGTTCTGCGTCGTTCCCCGTAAAGAGGGAAACATCAGGCACGTCGCCTGGCCGGTCGAGATCGCGAACCCCAAGTCGAAGGCGTTGGTGCTGCTCGACAACAACTTTCTTGCCTCGCCGCTGTGGCGGGAGAAGGCCCAGCAGATCATCGACCACGGCTACAGAGTGGACTTCACCCAGGGACTTGATATCCGCCTCGTCACCGACGAAGCCGCCGACTACATCGCCAATATGAAGCACGGCCGGCGCATCCATTTTGCCTTCGACCATATCGGTGACGAGCAGATCGTCCGCAGCGGAATAGAGAAGCTGCTGGCCAGGGGCCTACGGGGCGACGACCTTTCCTTCTACGTCCTCACCAACTACAACAGCACCCACGAAGATGACCGCCGGCGGGTTGACATCCTCGACGAATACGGTGCCAACCCCTTCATAATGGTCTACGACAAGCGGAAGGCGCCGGAGATCACCCGCCGACTGGCACTCTGGTGCAATAAATACTGGTCGAAGAAGGCCTGTAGGTTTGAGGACTTCGACCGCAAGGCGTACAGGCAGAAGAAGCGCCTGGATTATCAGCCCGGGGAGGGAGCCATATGCGCTACATAG
- a CDS encoding phosphoadenosine phosphosulfate reductase family protein, whose protein sequence is MYQKQDLFTGKFSDPVADTIRILQENEPPEGYYLAYSGGKDSIALKWCADQAGVKYDAHYKITTVDPPELIYHMREYAPDVSQDRGEWSMWNLILHKKMPPTRNARYCCSCQKESSSGGRILLTGIRWAESPKRAKRAIIENDIRAHIANEKKSRLIINPIAPWADADVWGLIRQKRLPYPALYDQGFKRLGCVLCPLVSNAHRQMEEKRWPKIAAMYRWTFNKLYEIYGREHFALSRTWKSGDAIYEWYMGRLKLSPEQQYYLDLFEMENFGDEDDTFYEAG, encoded by the coding sequence TTGTATCAAAAGCAGGATTTATTCACAGGTAAATTTTCAGACCCTGTCGCTGACACCATAAGGATACTACAAGAAAACGAACCGCCCGAGGGCTACTACCTCGCATACAGCGGCGGCAAAGACAGCATCGCCCTCAAATGGTGCGCCGACCAAGCCGGTGTCAAATATGACGCTCACTACAAAATTACGACCGTCGACCCTCCGGAGCTTATCTACCATATGCGCGAGTACGCACCGGACGTTTCCCAAGACCGTGGAGAGTGGTCGATGTGGAACCTTATTCTACACAAAAAAATGCCTCCAACCAGGAATGCGCGGTATTGTTGCAGTTGCCAGAAAGAAAGCTCCTCGGGGGGCCGGATTCTTTTGACGGGGATACGATGGGCCGAGAGCCCCAAAAGAGCAAAGCGGGCGATCATAGAAAACGACATTAGAGCGCACATAGCCAATGAAAAGAAATCACGGCTCATTATAAATCCGATTGCACCCTGGGCCGACGCCGATGTCTGGGGACTTATTCGCCAAAAGCGATTACCATACCCTGCATTATACGACCAGGGATTCAAGCGTCTCGGATGCGTTCTCTGCCCGCTGGTGTCTAATGCCCACCGCCAGATGGAAGAGAAGCGGTGGCCTAAAATTGCCGCCATGTATCGCTGGACATTTAATAAACTCTACGAAATTTACGGACGCGAACACTTCGCGCTCTCGCGCACATGGAAAAGCGGAGACGCCATTTATGAGTGGTATATGGGACGTCTGAAGTTATCGCCTGAACAGCAATATTATCTCGACCTGTTTGAGATGGAGAACTTCGGAGACGAAGATGACACTTTTTATGAAGCGGGGTGA